The proteins below are encoded in one region of Desulfovibrio sp. JC022:
- a CDS encoding fused response regulator/phosphatase, producing the protein MSESDLDVKSGEEIPKILVVDDSATMRNFLTRVLEDDYDVETASDGVECITQYMKVRPSVILLDLLMPGMDGFDVIEKVRNVINDQEVIIIVLTGQDEQEIKARALNSGANDYLTKPFHVVELKARVGVAIRQVMLTRELQAANSSLQRAYDIIDDEVKLVARLQDKLLPTVVPVIDGLDIKSMYRPSGRASGDYYDVFGLEEGVVRVIMADVSGHGPQAAFIMAIVRTLFKADGENHNDLADSLGQINEHLLDLIGKDSYFVTLFAADIDFNQGVMKYMSAGHCPALVMLDGKMSDPLVAEVPPLGFFPVDSVLSECRFSSSLRLFLFTDGCYEWRMNDDFFSLEPFVEIAEGLMLDNSLHLDSIEDILEEKTGFRPVFDDDVTALSIDWVGSTAS; encoded by the coding sequence GTGAGTGAAAGTGATCTTGATGTTAAGTCGGGTGAAGAGATTCCTAAAATTCTGGTGGTAGATGACTCTGCTACCATGAGGAATTTTTTAACCCGTGTACTTGAAGATGATTATGATGTTGAAACAGCCTCCGACGGAGTTGAGTGCATTACTCAATACATGAAGGTTCGGCCTAGTGTCATCTTGCTTGATTTACTTATGCCCGGAATGGACGGTTTTGATGTTATTGAAAAAGTTCGTAATGTGATCAACGATCAGGAAGTCATCATTATCGTTCTTACCGGTCAGGACGAACAGGAAATTAAAGCCCGCGCCCTTAATAGCGGAGCCAACGACTATCTGACCAAGCCCTTTCATGTTGTAGAGTTGAAGGCTAGGGTCGGTGTCGCTATCAGACAGGTTATGCTTACCCGGGAATTGCAGGCAGCTAACTCAAGTCTGCAACGTGCTTACGACATAATTGATGATGAAGTTAAGCTTGTGGCCCGGCTTCAGGATAAATTGCTGCCCACTGTTGTTCCGGTTATTGACGGGCTTGATATTAAAAGTATGTACCGCCCGTCCGGTCGAGCCAGTGGAGATTATTACGATGTTTTCGGGCTGGAAGAAGGGGTCGTCCGGGTAATTATGGCTGATGTTTCCGGGCATGGCCCGCAGGCGGCATTCATCATGGCTATCGTGCGTACTCTTTTCAAGGCAGACGGGGAGAATCATAATGATCTTGCCGACAGTCTCGGGCAAATCAACGAGCATCTTCTCGACCTGATCGGCAAAGACAGTTATTTTGTTACCTTGTTTGCCGCTGACATTGATTTTAATCAGGGCGTAATGAAATACATGAGCGCGGGGCATTGTCCGGCTTTGGTTATGCTGGATGGAAAAATGAGTGATCCGCTGGTGGCGGAAGTTCCTCCTTTAGGTTTTTTTCCGGTGGACAGTGTTCTTTCGGAATGTCGGTTTTCATCTTCTCTGCGTCTGTTTCTGTTTACTGACGGATGTTATGAATGGCGCATGAATGATGACTTTTTCAGCCTTGAGCCTTTTGTGGAAATAGCTGAAGGGCTAATGCTCGATAATTCCCTGCATCTTGATTCAATTGAAGATATACTTGAGGAGAAAACCGGGTTCCGGCCGGTTTTTGATGATGATGTAACCGCACTCTCAATCGATTGGGTTGGCTCTACGGCATCCTAG
- a CDS encoding ThiF family adenylyltransferase yields MKIDIRVSEMLSGRFTEKIYASGEKVRIAPHAVVREISRELGLDVNCVERAVFSHEAVPERYVRNLSTFTAAEQRKLFFSKVAMVGIGGLGGHLLESLARVGVGHITACDGDCFEPSNLNRQRFAVENSLYSKKSEAAFEMIREVNPAVFLDVRSDFIEDDFESFIRGADLVADCLGGLAYRTKLKEAAANMGIPMVTASVAGWSGIVSTVYPGNNSPADFFGSDNGLEEELGTPVPAISTAVGIQSGEILKVLSGKDPALAGKALMFDLSKLYFDTVSI; encoded by the coding sequence ATGAAGATAGATATCAGGGTTTCTGAAATGCTCAGCGGACGGTTTACTGAGAAAATTTATGCTTCCGGGGAAAAGGTACGAATTGCCCCGCATGCTGTTGTCCGTGAAATTTCACGGGAGCTGGGGCTTGATGTGAACTGTGTTGAGCGGGCTGTTTTTTCGCACGAGGCTGTGCCGGAAAGATATGTGCGTAATCTCAGTACTTTTACAGCAGCTGAGCAGCGAAAATTGTTTTTTTCAAAAGTTGCCATGGTCGGGATCGGCGGTCTTGGCGGTCATCTTCTGGAATCGTTGGCCCGTGTCGGGGTGGGGCATATTACTGCCTGTGATGGTGATTGCTTTGAACCGTCTAATTTGAACAGGCAGAGATTCGCGGTTGAAAATTCCTTATATAGTAAGAAAAGTGAGGCCGCATTTGAAATGATCAGGGAAGTTAATCCTGCGGTCTTTCTGGATGTACGTTCAGATTTTATTGAAGATGATTTTGAATCTTTTATCAGAGGAGCGGATCTTGTGGCGGACTGTCTGGGAGGTCTTGCGTACAGAACAAAGCTCAAGGAAGCTGCAGCAAATATGGGTATTCCAATGGTGACTGCATCCGTAGCAGGTTGGTCCGGGATCGTTTCTACTGTCTATCCGGGTAACAATTCTCCGGCTGATTTTTTCGGTTCCGACAACGGCCTTGAAGAAGAGCTGGGAACTCCTGTTCCAGCTATATCCACTGCTGTGGGGATTCAAAGCGGTGAAATTTTAAAGGTACTTAGCGGAAAAGACCCCGCTCTTGCTGGAAAGGCTCTTATGTTTGATCTTTCCAAGTTATATTTTGATACGGTGTCTATTTGA
- the cysQ gene encoding 3'(2'),5'-bisphosphate nucleotidase CysQ translates to MIKNLSHIAREAGAAIMAVRSKGFDVTNKDDKSPVTEADIASNKVIFKYLTDLYPEIPILSEEGAKIPFEERAQWKEFFLVDPLDGTKEFIKDNGEFCVCIALMHKNRPVLGVVYAPTQDTLYTGSIETGAQVSRNSEAPAPITTAPPAKDEGLNVVGSRSHPAPELEDYLKDLNVDKMTPAGSAIKFCLVAEGKAHLYPRFNPTMEWDTAAGQAIVEAAGGSMLGLDGKEFPYNKENLRNAGFIVKA, encoded by the coding sequence ATGATCAAAAACTTATCACATATTGCCCGTGAAGCCGGCGCAGCCATAATGGCTGTCCGCAGCAAAGGATTTGACGTAACCAATAAAGACGACAAATCCCCGGTTACAGAAGCTGATATTGCTTCCAATAAAGTCATATTTAAATATCTGACCGACCTTTATCCCGAGATTCCCATCCTATCCGAAGAAGGTGCGAAAATACCATTCGAGGAAAGAGCACAATGGAAAGAATTCTTTCTCGTTGACCCCTTGGACGGAACGAAGGAGTTCATCAAGGATAATGGAGAATTTTGCGTCTGCATAGCCCTGATGCATAAAAACCGTCCGGTTCTGGGGGTAGTTTATGCTCCCACACAGGATACTCTCTACACCGGAAGCATTGAAACCGGGGCACAGGTCAGCAGAAATAGCGAAGCCCCAGCCCCCATTACCACTGCACCTCCCGCAAAAGATGAAGGACTGAACGTGGTCGGCAGCAGGTCGCACCCCGCTCCTGAACTGGAAGATTACCTGAAAGACCTGAATGTGGACAAAATGACTCCGGCAGGAAGTGCCATTAAATTCTGCCTTGTTGCAGAAGGCAAGGCCCACCTCTATCCCCGCTTCAACCCCACAATGGAATGGGACACCGCAGCAGGACAGGCAATCGTAGAAGCAGCCGGAGGGTCTATGCTCGGGCTGGACGGAAAAGAGTTTCCCTACAACAAAGAAAACTTAAGAAATGCGGGCTTTATTGTAAAAGCCTGA